The following coding sequences are from one Kosakonia sp. H02 window:
- a CDS encoding CheR family methyltransferase, giving the protein MFSVTEQPQPVQGALTANELEKISELIYQRAGIVLTPQKKDMVYNRLSRRLRELNLRRFDEYIALLINNPTSKEWQEFINALTTNLTSFFREAYHFPTLAKHAQSRGGMYNVWCAAASTGEEPWSIAMTLEAALGRSITGPRVIATDIDTDVLEKATQGVYRLADLDTLTEQQKKTWFLRGTGEQASMVKIKSEYRNTVQFRQLNLIESQWDIPAPFDAIFCRNVMIYFDQNTQEKLLKRFAKMLKPGGILFVGHSEHFQNMNSPFRLLGQSVYRLAE; this is encoded by the coding sequence AGCCTCAGCCAGTTCAGGGTGCACTGACCGCAAATGAATTAGAAAAAATCAGCGAATTGATTTATCAGCGCGCGGGTATTGTGCTCACGCCGCAGAAAAAAGACATGGTTTATAACCGTTTATCCCGCCGCCTGCGTGAACTTAACCTGCGCCGGTTCGATGAGTATATCGCCCTGCTGATCAACAACCCGACCAGTAAAGAGTGGCAGGAGTTTATTAACGCGCTGACCACTAACCTGACCTCCTTTTTCCGCGAAGCGTATCACTTCCCGACGCTTGCGAAACATGCTCAGTCCAGAGGGGGGATGTACAACGTCTGGTGCGCGGCAGCCTCTACCGGCGAAGAGCCCTGGTCGATTGCCATGACGCTGGAAGCGGCGCTGGGCCGCAGTATTACCGGCCCGCGGGTGATAGCGACCGATATCGATACCGATGTGCTGGAAAAAGCCACCCAGGGCGTTTACCGCCTGGCGGATCTCGACACTCTGACCGAGCAGCAAAAGAAAACCTGGTTTTTGCGCGGCACCGGCGAGCAGGCGAGCATGGTGAAAATCAAAAGTGAATACCGCAACACCGTGCAGTTTCGCCAGCTGAATCTCATCGAATCCCAGTGGGATATTCCCGCCCCTTTCGATGCCATTTTTTGCCGTAACGTCATGATTTATTTCGATCAGAACACCCAGGAGAAGCTGCTAAAGCGTTTTGCGAAGATGCTCAAGCCCGGCGGGATATTGTTCGTTGGCCACTCGGAGCATTTTCAAAATATGAACAGTCCATTTCGTTTGCTCGGACAGTCTGTCTACCGCCTCGCGGAGTAA
- a CDS encoding chemotaxis response regulator protein-glutamate methylesterase, whose translation MKKIKVLCIDDSSLIRKIMTHIVNEQPDMEMVATALDPIIARDLIKQHNPDVLTLDVEMPRMDGLQFLEHLMRLRPMPVVMLSSLTKRGSDITLSALELGAVDFITKPETGLQEGMSHYSEMIVDKIRMAAKARVRRHERQPVVPRVTHFPLIGSEKIIAIGSSTGGTEALRQLLVPMPPTSPGIVIAQHMPPGFTNSFAKRLDHLCQMSVKEAEEGDRVLPGHVYIAPGGFHMELTRSGANYHVKLSDESPINRHRPSVDALFHSVARYAGKNAVGAILTGMGSDGAAGMLAMRQAGAWTIAQSERSCVVFGMPREAIALGGACETVDLEHISQHILTHSAGQARRI comes from the coding sequence ATGAAAAAGATTAAGGTGCTGTGCATTGATGACTCGTCGCTGATTCGCAAAATCATGACGCATATCGTCAACGAACAACCAGATATGGAAATGGTGGCAACGGCACTCGATCCCATCATCGCCCGCGATCTCATCAAGCAGCACAATCCGGATGTGTTGACTCTTGATGTAGAAATGCCGCGGATGGATGGGCTGCAATTCCTTGAACACCTGATGCGCCTGCGCCCGATGCCGGTGGTGATGCTTTCGTCGCTCACCAAAAGAGGCTCAGACATCACGCTCAGCGCGCTGGAACTGGGTGCGGTGGACTTTATCACCAAACCCGAAACGGGATTGCAGGAAGGTATGTCGCACTATAGCGAGATGATCGTCGACAAAATCCGCATGGCGGCAAAAGCGAGGGTGCGTCGCCATGAACGCCAGCCGGTAGTGCCACGCGTGACCCATTTTCCGCTTATCGGCAGCGAAAAAATTATTGCTATTGGTTCCTCTACGGGAGGAACCGAGGCGCTGCGCCAGTTGCTGGTGCCGATGCCGCCCACCAGCCCCGGCATCGTGATTGCTCAACATATGCCGCCGGGTTTTACCAACTCGTTCGCGAAACGCCTGGATCATCTGTGTCAGATGTCCGTCAAAGAGGCCGAAGAAGGTGACCGGGTTTTGCCCGGTCATGTCTATATCGCACCGGGCGGTTTTCATATGGAGCTGACGCGCAGCGGGGCGAACTATCACGTCAAACTGAGTGATGAGTCGCCGATTAACCGCCACCGCCCGTCGGTGGATGCGCTGTTTCATTCCGTCGCGCGCTACGCCGGGAAAAACGCTGTTGGTGCCATTTTAACGGGCATGGGCAGCGACGGTGCCGCCGGCATGCTGGCGATGCGACAAGCAGGAGCCTGGACGATTGCGCAAAGCGAACGTAGCTGCGTGGTCTTCGGTATGCCGCGTGAAGCAATTGCGCTCGGGGGAGCCTGTGAAACGGTCGACCTTGAGCACATCAGCCAGCACATACTCACCCATTCTGCCGGACAGGCCCGCAGGATTTAA
- the cheY gene encoding chemotaxis response regulator CheY, whose protein sequence is MADKNLRFLVVDDFATMRRIVRNLLKDLGFNRVEEAEDGQDALNKLRSDAFDFVISDWNMPNMDGLQLLTEIRNDINLKTMPVLMVTAEAKKENIIAAAQAGASGYVVKPFTAATLEEKLNKIFEKIGW, encoded by the coding sequence ATGGCCGATAAGAATTTACGTTTTTTAGTTGTCGATGACTTCGCCACCATGCGACGCATCGTACGCAATCTGTTGAAAGACCTGGGCTTTAACCGTGTGGAAGAAGCTGAAGATGGTCAGGATGCGCTGAATAAACTGCGCTCTGACGCCTTCGATTTCGTTATCAGTGACTGGAATATGCCCAACATGGATGGCCTGCAACTGCTGACGGAAATCCGCAACGATATCAATCTGAAAACCATGCCGGTGCTGATGGTTACGGCCGAAGCGAAGAAAGAGAACATTATTGCCGCCGCGCAGGCGGGTGCCAGCGGTTATGTAGTGAAGCCGTTCACCGCCGCCACGCTTGAAGAGAAGCTGAATAAAATCTTTGAAAAAATCGGCTGGTAA
- the cheZ gene encoding protein phosphatase CheZ has product MTTPENTQPEEDFKGIFSRVGHLTRLLRDSLVDLGLDRTIVEAADAIPDTRERLNYVVGKTAQAAERVLTCVEEARPMQESVVTQGESLATRWDAWFAAPVELADARELVTDTRQYLTQAPKMARQTDEHLMEIMMAQDFQDLTGQVIRRMMSLIETVEKELIQVLLAYVPDDVQEPEPKEPEVALMNGPQVDSSKAGVVATQDQVDDLLDSLGF; this is encoded by the coding sequence ATGACGACCCCGGAAAATACGCAACCTGAAGAAGACTTTAAAGGCATTTTTTCCCGCGTTGGGCACCTGACTCGCCTGCTGCGCGATAGCCTGGTCGACTTAGGTCTGGATCGCACCATCGTTGAAGCGGCGGATGCCATCCCTGACACGCGCGAACGGTTGAACTACGTGGTCGGGAAAACCGCGCAGGCTGCCGAGCGGGTGCTGACCTGTGTAGAAGAAGCGCGTCCGATGCAGGAATCCGTCGTCACTCAGGGTGAAAGCTTAGCAACCCGCTGGGATGCATGGTTTGCCGCGCCTGTTGAATTAGCCGACGCCCGCGAGCTGGTCACAGATACCCGTCAGTACCTGACGCAAGCCCCGAAAATGGCGCGCCAGACCGACGAACATCTGATGGAAATCATGATGGCGCAGGACTTCCAGGATCTGACCGGGCAGGTGATTCGCCGCATGATGTCGCTGATTGAAACGGTCGAGAAAGAGCTGATTCAGGTGCTGCTGGCTTACGTCCCGGACGACGTCCAGGAGCCGGAGCCTAAAGAGCCTGAAGTGGCGCTGATGAATGGCCCGCAAGTGGATAGCAGCAAAGCCGGCGTGGTCGCAACGCAAGACCAGGTCGATGACCTGCTCGACAGCCTGGGTTTTTAA
- the flhB gene encoding flagellar biosynthesis protein FlhB yields the protein MSEESDVEKTEEPTPHRKQKAREEGQIPRSKELSSMLMLLAGWALLLSGGNQFAHNLMQLLQTGLVLNRLSVMDPQSMFHQASYLLDMMGSALLPILLGLFVTGIASPMLLGGVNLSGKSLKVDLKRLSLLQGLKKLFSAQVLSEMLKGCLKVALVACAFAVYLYNNKAHFIQLVNEALPMAVAHAMSMIFDCLLMVIFFLLPVVGYDVFYQITSNLKKLRMSRQEIRDEFKQQEGDPHIKSRIKQMQRAAARSRMMADIPQADVIVNNPTHYSVALSYKEGGMGAPTVVAKGAGDIALKIRELGALHRIPMLEAPPLARALYRHCDIGEQIPGELYSAVAEVLAWVYGLRRWRNSGGVPPTKPRDLAVPESMDFVHESSN from the coding sequence ATGTCTGAAGAAAGTGATGTAGAGAAAACAGAAGAACCCACACCCCACCGAAAGCAAAAAGCACGTGAAGAGGGGCAGATCCCCCGATCCAAAGAGCTTAGCTCCATGTTGATGCTGCTGGCTGGCTGGGCTCTGCTGCTCTCGGGCGGTAACCAGTTCGCGCACAACCTGATGCAACTGCTGCAAACCGGGCTGGTGTTAAACCGGCTTTCGGTGATGGATCCGCAGTCGATGTTCCATCAGGCGAGCTATTTGCTGGACATGATGGGTTCAGCGCTGCTGCCCATTTTGCTGGGTCTTTTCGTAACGGGGATTGCCTCGCCCATGTTACTGGGCGGTGTGAATTTAAGCGGCAAGTCGCTGAAAGTCGATCTGAAGCGACTGTCGCTGCTACAAGGGCTGAAAAAGCTGTTTTCCGCCCAGGTTTTATCAGAAATGCTCAAAGGCTGCCTGAAGGTAGCGCTGGTAGCGTGCGCCTTCGCCGTCTACCTCTACAACAATAAAGCGCATTTCATTCAACTGGTTAACGAAGCACTGCCGATGGCCGTCGCCCACGCGATGAGCATGATTTTTGATTGCCTGCTGATGGTCATCTTTTTCCTGCTGCCGGTTGTCGGCTACGACGTGTTTTACCAGATAACGAGCAACCTGAAAAAGCTGCGCATGAGCCGTCAGGAAATTCGTGATGAATTTAAACAACAAGAAGGCGATCCGCACATTAAGAGCCGCATTAAGCAGATGCAACGCGCGGCGGCTCGTAGCCGGATGATGGCCGATATTCCGCAAGCGGATGTCATCGTCAACAACCCGACGCACTACTCCGTGGCCCTCTCTTATAAAGAAGGCGGCATGGGTGCGCCGACGGTCGTGGCAAAAGGTGCCGGAGATATCGCCTTAAAAATTCGTGAGCTGGGGGCACTGCATCGCATCCCGATGCTCGAAGCACCTCCGCTTGCCCGCGCGCTCTATCGCCACTGCGACATTGGCGAACAGATCCCGGGTGAGCTTTATAGCGCCGTCGCAGAAGTTCTGGCCTGGGTTTATGGCCTGCGACGCTGGCGCAATAGTGGCGGCGTTCCGCCTACAAAGCCCAGGGATCTCGCGGTTCCTGAGTCGATGGATTTCGTACATGAGAGTTCAAACTGA
- the flhA gene encoding flagellar biosynthesis protein FlhA — protein MANLASKLRLPAFKDTQWQIMAGPVLIMLILAMMVLPLPAFLLDTLFTFNIVLSLMILLVAMFTQKTLEFSAFPTVLLFSTLLRLALNIASTRIILMEGHTGAAAAGKVVEAFGHFLVGGNFAIGIVVFAILIIINFMVITKGAGRIAEVGARFVLDGMPGKQMAIDADLNAGIIGEAEAKRRRSEVTQESDFYGSMDGASKFVRGDAIAGLLIMAINVLGGLAIGVMQHGLSVGEAGETYTLLTIGDGLVAQIPALIISTAAGVIVTRVSNDEDIGEQMVGQLFNNPRVMLLSALVIGLLGLIPGMPNFVFLMFTAILLGLAWWMRGRELKNPGGRTAVREDKDSANAQAANDQASAEASWSDVEMEDVLGLEVGYRLIPLVDSTQDGQLLVRVRGIRKKFAQEMGFLPPAIHIRDNLDLAPGHYRILLKGVEIGSGEIEPERWMAINPGYAEGDLPGTPCVDPAFGLPACWIDEVFREQAQIQGFTVVDPSSVIATHLNHLITLHTEELFSRQETQQLLDRITKEMPKLVEDLIPGVISITLFHKVLQNLLSERVSIRDMRTIIDTLAEYAPVQSDPDELTAQVRVRLGRAITAQWFRNDSDIKVIGLDSSLEKLLIQSLQSGSAIEPGIAENLMRQADRAITEQQALGVSPVVLVNPALRTMVSRFLRRAFPQLAVLSTMEITNNKTVQMTAVIGAN, from the coding sequence ATGGCTAATCTCGCCAGCAAACTACGCTTACCGGCGTTTAAAGATACACAGTGGCAAATTATGGCAGGCCCGGTGCTGATCATGCTGATTCTGGCCATGATGGTGCTGCCGCTGCCGGCATTTTTGCTCGATACCCTGTTCACCTTCAATATCGTGCTGTCATTGATGATATTGCTGGTGGCGATGTTCACGCAGAAGACCCTTGAGTTTTCCGCCTTCCCGACGGTGCTGCTGTTCTCCACCCTGTTGCGACTGGCACTGAACATTGCCTCCACGCGTATTATTTTAATGGAAGGCCACACAGGTGCCGCTGCGGCGGGCAAGGTGGTTGAAGCGTTCGGTCACTTCCTGGTGGGCGGCAACTTCGCAATTGGTATTGTGGTGTTCGCCATTCTTATCATCATTAACTTTATGGTCATCACCAAAGGTGCGGGGCGTATCGCCGAAGTGGGCGCTCGCTTTGTGCTGGACGGGATGCCCGGTAAGCAGATGGCGATCGATGCCGATCTGAATGCCGGGATCATTGGCGAAGCCGAAGCCAAACGCCGCCGTAGCGAAGTGACCCAGGAGTCGGATTTTTACGGCTCGATGGACGGTGCCAGTAAATTCGTGCGCGGGGATGCCATCGCCGGTCTGTTGATCATGGCGATCAACGTTCTCGGCGGCCTGGCGATCGGCGTAATGCAGCATGGTCTGAGCGTTGGCGAAGCGGGCGAGACCTACACCCTGCTGACCATCGGTGATGGCCTTGTCGCGCAGATCCCGGCGTTGATTATCTCCACCGCTGCCGGTGTTATCGTGACCCGCGTCTCCAACGATGAAGATATCGGCGAGCAGATGGTCGGCCAGCTCTTCAATAACCCACGGGTGATGCTGCTCTCTGCGCTGGTGATTGGTTTGCTGGGGCTTATCCCAGGCATGCCGAACTTTGTGTTCCTGATGTTCACCGCGATTTTGCTGGGACTTGCCTGGTGGATGCGCGGCCGTGAACTGAAGAACCCCGGCGGGCGCACCGCTGTGCGTGAAGATAAAGACAGCGCCAACGCGCAGGCGGCAAACGATCAGGCCTCGGCGGAAGCCTCCTGGTCTGATGTCGAGATGGAAGATGTGCTGGGTCTGGAAGTGGGCTACCGCTTAATTCCGCTGGTGGACAGCACCCAGGATGGGCAGTTGCTGGTGCGCGTGCGCGGTATTCGTAAGAAATTCGCCCAGGAGATGGGCTTCCTGCCGCCCGCCATTCACATTCGTGACAACCTTGATTTGGCTCCCGGCCACTACCGTATTCTGCTGAAAGGCGTGGAAATTGGCAGCGGTGAAATCGAACCTGAACGCTGGATGGCGATTAACCCCGGCTACGCCGAAGGCGATCTGCCCGGCACGCCGTGTGTCGATCCGGCCTTTGGCCTGCCGGCCTGCTGGATCGATGAAGTGTTCCGTGAACAGGCGCAGATCCAGGGCTTTACCGTGGTCGATCCGAGTTCGGTTATCGCCACCCACCTGAACCACCTGATTACGCTGCATACGGAAGAGTTGTTCAGCCGCCAGGAAACACAGCAGTTGCTCGATCGCATCACTAAAGAGATGCCGAAGCTGGTGGAGGATTTAATTCCAGGCGTCATTTCAATCACGCTGTTCCACAAAGTGTTGCAGAACCTGTTGTCCGAGCGCGTGTCGATTCGCGATATGCGTACCATCATTGATACGCTGGCAGAATATGCGCCAGTACAAAGTGACCCGGATGAGCTGACCGCGCAGGTTCGCGTCCGCTTAGGCCGCGCGATCACCGCGCAGTGGTTCCGCAATGATAGCGACATCAAGGTAATTGGCCTGGATAGTTCGCTGGAGAAATTGCTGATCCAGTCCCTGCAAAGCGGCAGCGCCATTGAGCCGGGCATCGCTGAAAACCTGATGCGCCAGGCCGATCGGGCGATTACCGAACAGCAGGCGCTGGGCGTTTCGCCGGTGGTGCTGGTGAACCCGGCGCTGCGCACCATGGTGTCACGCTTCCTGCGTCGCGCCTTCCCGCAGTTGGCGGTGCTCTCAACGATGGAAATCACCAACAACAAAACGGTGCAGATGACCGCCGTGATTGGTGCGAATTAA
- a CDS encoding flagellar protein FlhE, with protein MKRALLLCTLLALPAAAFAKDGAWSDTAAGGSVSIGKQLLRGRPLHSPSEIPASARIVRFSWRVTLLSPPPPGLQIKLCRSDKCFLLPALAGTRSVTVPLSAVGEFRFIYSVNSLGQLQPPLNVVRNQLTVNYR; from the coding sequence ATGAAACGTGCGTTGTTACTCTGTACGCTGCTGGCGCTGCCAGCAGCGGCATTCGCGAAAGACGGCGCCTGGAGCGACACGGCCGCAGGCGGCAGTGTCAGCATCGGCAAACAACTGTTACGTGGCCGTCCACTGCACTCCCCTTCTGAGATCCCCGCGTCTGCGCGTATCGTGCGTTTTTCCTGGCGCGTTACGTTGCTGTCACCGCCCCCGCCGGGGCTGCAAATCAAGCTCTGTCGCAGTGATAAATGTTTTCTGCTGCCCGCCCTTGCGGGTACGCGTAGCGTGACTGTGCCGCTCTCTGCCGTCGGTGAGTTTCGTTTTATTTATTCTGTTAATAGCCTGGGTCAACTACAGCCGCCACTGAATGTGGTGCGTAATCAATTAACCGTGAATTATCGATGA
- the fliT gene encoding flagellar protein FliT: MAETIPLYYRELLEMNQAMLDMARQERWDDFVEIASRYVIQKQDILNNSTDALSASEKEELKVLLKQLLDNEAEITRNLRARLDTLKQNLSSIHRGARCSQLYTRHQAPSLH, from the coding sequence ATGGCTGAAACAATTCCTTTGTATTATCGCGAGTTGTTAGAGATGAACCAGGCGATGCTGGACATGGCCAGGCAAGAGCGCTGGGATGACTTCGTGGAAATCGCATCGCGTTATGTTATTCAGAAGCAGGATATTTTAAATAACAGTACGGATGCGCTTTCGGCCAGCGAAAAAGAGGAGCTGAAAGTTCTGTTAAAACAGTTGCTCGACAACGAAGCAGAAATAACCCGCAATTTACGGGCACGTCTTGATACGTTAAAGCAGAATTTATCTTCCATACATCGTGGTGCCCGGTGCAGCCAACTTTATACTCGTCATCAAGCCCCTTCGTTACATTGA
- the fliS gene encoding flagellar export chaperone FliS, whose translation MYASQGSHAYAQVSLQSKLAGATPHQLITMLFDGAHSAILQAAIHFEKGNVAQRGKMISKAINIIDNGLRAALDHETGKGIAADLEQMYEYMSRTLLEANLRNDPEPLKVVDDLLVKLATTWKEIEPVQKRVRYG comes from the coding sequence ATGTATGCATCACAAGGTTCTCACGCCTATGCGCAGGTTTCGCTGCAAAGCAAACTCGCGGGCGCGACACCGCACCAGTTAATCACCATGCTGTTTGACGGTGCGCACAGTGCCATTCTGCAAGCTGCTATCCATTTCGAGAAAGGCAACGTTGCGCAGCGCGGAAAGATGATCTCCAAAGCTATCAATATTATCGATAACGGGTTACGCGCCGCCCTTGATCATGAAACGGGTAAAGGCATTGCCGCCGATCTGGAACAGATGTACGAATATATGTCGCGTACCTTATTAGAAGCCAATTTACGCAATGATCCGGAACCGTTAAAAGTCGTTGATGATTTATTAGTGAAGCTGGCGACAACCTGGAAGGAAATTGAACCAGTACAAAAACGGGTGCGCTATGGCTGA
- the fliD gene encoding flagellar filament capping protein FliD encodes MGISSLGVGTGGIDTASMLEQIKAAEQTRLTPYTNLKSKYESQISAWGKISSLMSSLQKSVTTMGGDAFSKMNVSSNDAFTALATSGAQADSHSVTISQLAAAHKLKTQPQASADTALGTDTSGGTRTITITQNDGKTMEVELGDDETSLNQVAKAINKEKGNVTASVQRTDDGYQLVLSSKTTGTDGQMSVKVDGDASLAAVLDTSNGGQHYDDQGQLINDPGQTDAMISVSDAQDAKLRVDGSDYTRSTNNITDIIEGVTLNLKTVSENGEAEQLTLTNDTSAIKTSLQDFVKQYNALLSQTSSSSKYVAADTSGLDDEEVATESSESGALMGDSTLRGLVSEIRSTVNGVYGDSDATYGSLADLGITIDAATGQMTLNEDTLDEAIADNPEQISNMFTGRGENEGLATSLGSILTNYLGDSKTKTDGIIDTATESLETQSEVAQAQIDKTQKLIDAQVETYRVQFQNLDSLMSNLNSMSTQLTSLLSSL; translated from the coding sequence ATGGGTATATCATCATTAGGCGTCGGTACCGGCGGGATTGATACAGCATCCATGCTGGAACAGATCAAGGCAGCAGAGCAAACTCGCCTGACGCCATACACCAACCTCAAAAGTAAATATGAGTCGCAAATCTCAGCCTGGGGCAAAATCTCCAGCCTGATGTCGTCTCTGCAAAAAAGCGTCACCACCATGGGCGGTGATGCGTTCAGCAAAATGAACGTCAGCTCGAACGATGCCTTTACCGCCCTTGCCACCAGCGGCGCGCAGGCAGACAGCCACTCGGTAACGATTTCGCAGTTAGCGGCGGCGCACAAGCTGAAAACGCAACCGCAGGCCAGCGCAGATACTGCATTGGGTACTGATACGTCCGGTGGCACGCGTACTATCACCATCACGCAGAACGACGGCAAAACAATGGAAGTTGAGCTGGGTGATGATGAAACGTCGCTGAACCAGGTGGCGAAAGCCATCAACAAAGAGAAAGGCAACGTGACCGCCTCGGTACAGCGTACCGATGATGGCTACCAGCTGGTACTGAGCTCGAAAACCACCGGTACTGACGGGCAGATGAGCGTTAAAGTTGACGGCGACGCATCGCTTGCCGCTGTGCTGGATACCTCAAACGGTGGTCAGCATTATGACGACCAGGGTCAGCTTATTAACGACCCGGGTCAGACTGATGCCATGATCTCTGTATCCGATGCGCAGGACGCCAAATTGCGCGTCGACGGCTCTGACTATACGCGTTCGACTAACAACATCACCGATATCATCGAAGGTGTGACGCTGAACCTGAAAACCGTTTCTGAAAACGGCGAAGCAGAGCAGTTAACGCTGACCAACGATACTTCGGCTATCAAAACCAGCCTGCAAGATTTTGTTAAGCAATACAACGCATTGCTGAGCCAGACGTCCTCTTCCAGTAAGTATGTTGCGGCAGATACGTCGGGTCTCGATGATGAAGAAGTGGCGACCGAAAGCTCTGAAAGCGGCGCGTTGATGGGCGATTCCACCCTGCGCGGGCTGGTTAGCGAAATCCGCTCCACGGTCAACGGTGTTTACGGTGATTCAGATGCCACTTACGGCTCACTGGCTGATTTGGGTATCACTATTGATGCCGCAACCGGCCAGATGACGCTCAACGAAGACACGCTGGATGAAGCGATTGCCGATAACCCGGAACAAATCTCCAATATGTTCACCGGGCGTGGCGAAAACGAAGGTCTGGCGACGTCGCTCGGTTCGATTTTGACCAATTACCTCGGTGATTCGAAAACGAAGACCGATGGCATCATTGATACCGCGACCGAAAGCCTGGAAACGCAGTCTGAAGTTGCACAAGCGCAGATCGACAAAACCCAGAAACTGATTGACGCACAGGTTGAAACTTACCGTGTGCAGTTCCAGAACCTGGATTCCCTGATGTCGAACCTGAACAGCATGAGTACTCAGCTGACGTCACTGCTCTCTTCACTCTAA